A section of the Streptomyces sp. CG1 genome encodes:
- a CDS encoding MDR family MFS transporter has protein sequence MNSLAAQFRSFNGCVRLLMVQQFTINTAFYMLMPYLAAHLSDDLGMAAWAVGLVLGVRNFTQQGMFLVGGTLADRLGYKPVIVAGCVLRTVGFGLLGYVDSLPALMAASAATGFAGAMFNPAVRAYLAHEAGERRVAAFAAFNVFYQAGMFVGPLVGLALLAADFRLVCSVAAVLFLALTLLQLRLLPARSGTPSAGPSGVLADWRTVVRNRPFVLFSLAMIGSYVLSFQVYLALPLEAHRVAPGSGDAVTTALFAVSAAVAVSGQLRITAWARARWSPQRAIVYGISLMGAAFLPLVTAGWTVDGRSGLLDWTVTLGPLLVSVALLGLGTAAVYPFEMDTVVRLAGGRLVATHYGLYNSVSGLGITLGNLTTGAVWDATSRLGHPELTWWLLAATGAICAGCVALLARSGRLPARPEPEPVTVAS, from the coding sequence ATGAACTCCCTTGCCGCACAGTTCCGTTCGTTCAACGGATGCGTCCGGCTGCTGATGGTCCAGCAGTTCACCATCAACACCGCCTTCTACATGCTCATGCCCTATCTCGCCGCACACCTGTCGGACGATCTGGGCATGGCCGCATGGGCGGTCGGCCTGGTGCTGGGCGTGCGCAACTTCACCCAGCAGGGCATGTTCCTGGTCGGCGGAACACTCGCCGACCGGCTCGGCTACAAACCCGTGATCGTGGCGGGGTGCGTGCTGCGCACCGTCGGCTTCGGCCTCCTCGGATACGTCGACAGCCTGCCCGCTCTCATGGCGGCATCCGCGGCAACCGGGTTCGCGGGAGCGATGTTCAACCCGGCCGTTCGTGCGTATCTCGCCCACGAGGCAGGGGAGCGGCGGGTGGCGGCCTTCGCCGCCTTCAACGTCTTCTACCAGGCGGGTATGTTCGTCGGTCCACTCGTCGGACTCGCGCTGCTGGCCGCCGACTTCCGTCTGGTCTGCTCCGTGGCGGCCGTGCTGTTCCTCGCCCTGACACTCCTCCAGCTGCGGCTGCTGCCTGCACGCAGCGGCACGCCCTCGGCCGGGCCGAGCGGTGTTCTGGCGGACTGGCGGACCGTTGTCCGTAACCGCCCCTTCGTCCTGTTCTCCCTCGCGATGATCGGCTCCTACGTGCTGTCCTTCCAGGTCTATCTGGCGCTGCCACTCGAGGCCCACCGCGTGGCGCCGGGCAGTGGTGACGCGGTGACCACGGCCCTGTTCGCGGTCTCCGCCGCGGTGGCCGTGTCCGGGCAGCTGAGAATCACCGCATGGGCCCGGGCCCGCTGGTCCCCGCAGCGCGCGATCGTCTACGGCATCTCCCTGATGGGCGCGGCCTTCCTGCCCCTGGTGACGGCCGGCTGGACGGTCGACGGGAGGTCCGGCCTCCTCGACTGGACCGTGACGCTCGGCCCCCTGCTCGTCTCGGTGGCCCTGCTCGGGCTGGGCACGGCCGCGGTGTACCCCTTCGAGATGGACACCGTCGTCCGCCTCGCCGGTGGCCGGCTCGTCGCCACGCACTACGGCCTCTACAACTCCGTCTCCGGCCTCGGTATCACCCTGGGCAACCTCACCACGGGCGCCGTCTGGGACGCCACCAGCCGCCTCGGCCACCCGGAACTGACCTGGTGGCTGCTCGCCGCGACGGGTGCGATCTGCGCCGGTTGCGTCGCGCTGCTCGCACGATCCGGCCGCCTGCCTGCCCGGCCGGAGCCTGAACCGGTGACGGTGGCCTCATGA
- a CDS encoding PLP-dependent cysteine synthase family protein, with amino-acid sequence MSTALRSISSRDISSFLAAHELPEPAGAPRRSAAGLVGNTPVLWVAEPFNPPGRGFWAKLEGVNPGGLKDRPGLHMVAAARRRGALAPGAPVIESTSGTLGLGLALAGITYGHPVTLVTDPGMEPLMVHQLRALGARVDVVTEPAPVGGWQEARRQRVRELLARTPSAWCPDQYNNPDNVAAYAPLALELTVQLGRIDVLVAAVGTGGHSAGIARTLRAFNPELRLVGVDSVHSTVFGQPAGPRLMRGLGSSIHPGNVDHAAFDEVHWVAPGEAVRTCRELARGHYASGGWSVGAVALVAGWLARTQPERTRIVAIFPDGVHRYWNTVYSDDYCHTHDLLGGAPAADPDEIARPHERVVERWTRCTDVAGPEVAL; translated from the coding sequence ATGAGCACAGCTCTGCGCAGCATCTCCTCGCGCGACATCAGCTCCTTCCTCGCGGCACACGAACTCCCGGAACCGGCCGGAGCCCCGCGCCGGTCAGCGGCCGGACTGGTCGGCAACACGCCCGTCCTGTGGGTGGCGGAGCCCTTCAACCCGCCCGGGCGCGGCTTCTGGGCCAAGCTGGAGGGCGTCAACCCCGGCGGCCTCAAGGACCGCCCGGGCCTGCACATGGTCGCCGCCGCCCGCAGGCGCGGCGCTCTCGCACCGGGCGCACCCGTCATCGAGTCCACCAGCGGCACCCTCGGCCTCGGTCTCGCCCTGGCCGGCATCACGTACGGCCATCCGGTCACCCTCGTCACCGACCCCGGCATGGAGCCGCTGATGGTGCACCAGTTGCGCGCACTCGGCGCCCGCGTGGACGTGGTCACCGAGCCGGCCCCGGTGGGAGGCTGGCAGGAGGCGCGCCGGCAGCGGGTGCGGGAACTGCTCGCCCGTACTCCGTCGGCCTGGTGCCCCGACCAGTACAACAACCCCGACAACGTCGCCGCCTACGCCCCACTCGCCCTGGAACTCACCGTCCAGCTCGGCCGGATCGACGTCCTGGTGGCCGCGGTCGGCACCGGCGGGCACTCGGCGGGCATCGCGCGCACCCTGCGCGCCTTCAACCCAGAGCTGAGACTCGTCGGCGTCGACTCGGTGCACTCCACCGTCTTCGGTCAGCCGGCGGGCCCGCGCCTCATGCGCGGCCTGGGCAGCAGCATCCACCCGGGGAACGTCGACCATGCGGCCTTCGACGAGGTCCACTGGGTGGCTCCCGGCGAGGCCGTGCGGACCTGCCGGGAGCTGGCCCGGGGTCACTACGCCAGCGGTGGATGGAGCGTCGGCGCCGTCGCCCTCGTGGCCGGCTGGCTCGCCCGCACGCAACCGGAGCGGACCCGTATCGTGGCGATCTTCCCGGACGGCGTGCACCGCTACTGGAACACCGTCTACAGCGACGACTACTGCCACACCCACGACCTGCTGGGCGGGGCGCCGGCCGCCGACCCGGACGAGATCGCACGGCCCCATGAGCGGGTGGTCGAGCGATGGACCCGCTGCACCGACGTCGCCGGGCCGGAGGTGGCACTGTGA